In Myxococcus stipitatus, the following are encoded in one genomic region:
- a CDS encoding DUF779 domain-containing protein, producing MSDTRAGSGAGGQTEPEVARVAVTPEAASVIRSLRAAHGPLMFHQSGGCCDGSAPMCYPAKEFRVGQRDVFLGDVEGCPVYIGGAQFELWQHTHLTLDVVPGRGAGFSLESPLGVRFLTRSRVFTDEEYERMKHQPPPRRGPPE from the coding sequence ATGAGCGACACCCGTGCCGGGTCCGGCGCGGGTGGGCAGACGGAGCCAGAGGTGGCCCGGGTGGCGGTGACGCCCGAGGCCGCCTCCGTCATCCGCTCCCTGCGTGCCGCGCATGGTCCGCTGATGTTCCACCAGTCGGGAGGCTGCTGCGACGGCAGCGCGCCCATGTGCTACCCCGCGAAGGAGTTCCGCGTGGGCCAGCGCGACGTCTTCCTGGGGGACGTGGAGGGCTGCCCCGTCTACATCGGCGGCGCGCAGTTCGAGCTCTGGCAGCACACCCACCTGACGCTCGACGTGGTGCCAGGCAGAGGCGCGGGCTTCAGCCTCGAGTCTCCCCTGGGCGTACGCTTCCTCACCCGCAGCCGCGTCTTCACCGACGAGGAATACGAGCGGATGAAGCACCAGCCCCCGCCGCGCCGGGGACCCCCGGAGTAG
- the adh gene encoding aldehyde dehydrogenase: protein MIYAAPNQPGSKVKFKSRYQNFIGGRWVEPKRGQYFENISPVTGQVFCEIPRSTAEDIDLALDAAHAAKVAWGRTSPTERANILLKIADRLEQEKEVLALAETWDNGKPIRETLAADLPLAIDHFRYFASCIRAQEGSMSQLDHDTVAYHFHEPLGVVGQIIPWNFPILMAAWKLAPALAAGNCVVLKPAEQTPVGILLVTELIQDLLPAGVLNVVNGFGVEAGKPLASSPRVAKVAFTGETTTGRLILQYASENLIPVTLELGGKSPNIFFDDVMAQDDDFLDKAMEGFAMFALNQGEVCTCPSRALVGEHIYNAFIERALERVKRVRPGNPLDTETMLGAQASNDQLEKILGYIDIGKKEGAKVLTGGERVLLPGDLKDGYYVAPTVFHGNNRMRVFQEEIFGPVVSVTTFKDFDDAMRIANDTLYGLGAGVWTRDGNTAYRAGRAIEAGRVWTNCYHLYPAHAAFGGYKQSGIGRENHLRMLAHYQQTKNLLVSYSPKALGFF, encoded by the coding sequence CCAACCAGCCTGGCTCGAAGGTGAAGTTCAAGTCCCGCTACCAGAACTTCATCGGCGGCCGGTGGGTCGAGCCCAAGCGTGGCCAGTACTTCGAGAACATCTCGCCCGTGACGGGGCAGGTCTTCTGCGAGATTCCCCGCTCCACGGCGGAGGACATCGACCTGGCGCTGGATGCGGCGCATGCGGCGAAGGTCGCGTGGGGGCGGACCTCGCCCACCGAGCGGGCCAACATCCTGCTGAAGATCGCCGACCGGCTGGAGCAGGAGAAGGAGGTGCTGGCGCTGGCGGAGACATGGGACAACGGCAAGCCCATCCGCGAGACGCTCGCGGCGGACCTGCCGCTGGCCATCGACCATTTCCGCTACTTCGCCAGCTGCATCCGCGCGCAGGAAGGCTCGATGAGCCAGTTGGACCACGACACCGTCGCGTACCACTTCCACGAGCCGCTGGGCGTGGTGGGGCAGATCATCCCGTGGAACTTCCCCATCCTGATGGCGGCGTGGAAGTTGGCGCCGGCGCTGGCGGCGGGCAACTGCGTGGTGCTCAAGCCGGCGGAGCAGACGCCGGTGGGCATCCTGCTCGTCACGGAGCTCATCCAGGACCTGCTGCCCGCGGGTGTGCTCAACGTGGTCAACGGCTTCGGCGTCGAGGCGGGCAAGCCGCTGGCGAGCAGCCCCCGCGTGGCCAAGGTGGCCTTCACGGGCGAGACGACGACGGGGCGGCTCATCCTCCAGTACGCGAGCGAGAACCTCATCCCCGTGACGCTGGAGTTGGGCGGCAAGAGCCCCAACATCTTCTTTGACGACGTGATGGCGCAGGACGACGACTTCCTGGACAAGGCGATGGAGGGCTTCGCCATGTTCGCGCTGAACCAGGGCGAGGTCTGCACCTGTCCGTCGCGCGCGCTGGTGGGCGAGCACATCTACAACGCGTTCATCGAGCGCGCCCTGGAGCGCGTGAAGCGGGTGCGCCCGGGCAATCCGCTGGACACCGAGACGATGCTCGGGGCGCAGGCCTCGAACGACCAGCTCGAGAAGATTCTCGGCTACATCGACATCGGCAAGAAGGAGGGCGCCAAGGTGCTCACGGGCGGCGAGCGCGTGCTGCTGCCCGGCGACCTCAAGGACGGCTACTACGTGGCCCCCACCGTGTTCCATGGCAACAACCGGATGCGCGTGTTCCAGGAGGAGATCTTCGGGCCGGTGGTGAGTGTCACCACGTTCAAGGACTTCGACGACGCGATGCGCATCGCCAACGACACGCTGTACGGCCTGGGCGCGGGTGTGTGGACGCGCGACGGGAACACCGCGTACCGCGCGGGCCGCGCCATCGAGGCGGGCCGCGTGTGGACCAACTGCTACCACCTGTACCCGGCGCACGCCGCGTTCGGTGGCTACAAGCAGTCCGGCATCGGCCGTGAGAACCACCTGAGGATGCTGGCCCACTACCAGCAGACGAAGAACCTCCTGGTGAGCTACAGCCCGAAGGCGCTGGGGTTCTTCTGA
- a CDS encoding pitrilysin family protein, with protein sequence MSFTPYRDVLPSGLRVVTVETPHLHTALLAIYVRAGSRHETAANNGVSHYLEHLFFRGSEGWPDTVRMNAAVEEVGGNLNGVTTRDHGYYYTPLHPAHLRVGLDILGDMLTRPRLTDMEVERQIILEEMLDEVDEKGRDIDLDNLSKHLLFPNHPLALKIAGTRDSVSALQHSQVLEHFAQHYVTGNLVVTAAGRVRRDEVLELTERAFARLPKGPSSTETPPPSAAPGPLLHFVAHDESQTEFRLNFRTVPEQHDDYSALQILRRVLDDGLSSRLPFEIVEKRGLAYSVHASLDAYDDAGLFEIEAASAPEKASQVVEESLRVLSTLCDDLIGDEELSRAKRRHRMLLEFSQDSPGELAGWFGGTELFRAPETFAHRADMVDAQSAERVREVARRYFRKENLTVVAVGQRKGLKALERVVAEAPGLPGAPSVKAAVSGGRRG encoded by the coding sequence GAGACGGCCGCGAACAACGGCGTCAGCCACTACCTGGAGCACCTGTTCTTCCGGGGCAGTGAAGGCTGGCCGGACACCGTGCGGATGAACGCCGCCGTGGAGGAAGTGGGCGGCAACCTCAACGGCGTCACCACCCGGGACCACGGCTACTACTACACGCCCCTGCACCCGGCCCACCTGCGCGTGGGCCTGGACATCCTCGGGGACATGCTCACCCGCCCCCGCCTCACCGACATGGAGGTGGAGCGGCAGATCATCCTCGAGGAGATGCTCGACGAGGTCGACGAGAAGGGCCGGGACATCGACCTGGACAACCTGTCCAAGCACCTGCTGTTCCCCAACCACCCGCTGGCCCTCAAAATCGCGGGGACTCGCGACTCCGTCTCCGCGCTCCAGCATTCGCAGGTGCTGGAGCACTTCGCCCAGCACTACGTCACCGGCAACCTGGTCGTCACCGCCGCCGGCCGCGTGCGCCGCGACGAGGTGCTGGAGTTGACCGAGCGCGCCTTCGCCCGCCTGCCCAAGGGCCCCTCGAGCACCGAGACACCTCCGCCCTCCGCCGCGCCCGGCCCCCTGCTGCACTTCGTGGCCCACGACGAGTCGCAGACGGAGTTCCGCCTCAACTTCCGCACCGTGCCGGAGCAGCACGACGACTACTCCGCGCTGCAAATCCTCCGGCGCGTGCTGGATGACGGCCTGTCCTCCCGCCTGCCATTCGAAATCGTGGAGAAGCGAGGGCTGGCCTACTCCGTCCACGCGTCGCTGGATGCCTACGACGACGCGGGCCTGTTCGAGATTGAAGCCGCCAGCGCCCCCGAGAAAGCCTCTCAGGTGGTGGAGGAGTCGCTCAGGGTGCTGAGCACGCTGTGCGATGACTTGATTGGCGACGAGGAGCTGTCACGCGCCAAGCGCCGTCACCGCATGCTGTTGGAGTTCTCCCAGGACTCGCCGGGAGAGCTGGCGGGGTGGTTCGGCGGCACGGAGCTGTTCCGCGCGCCGGAGACCTTCGCCCACCGCGCGGACATGGTGGATGCGCAGTCCGCGGAGCGCGTGCGCGAGGTGGCCCGGCGCTACTTCCGCAAGGAGAACCTCACGGTCGTGGCCGTGGGCCAGCGCAAGGGGCTCAAGGCCCTGGAGCGCGTGGTGGCGGAGGCCCCGGGGTTGCCCGGAGCCCCCTCCGTGAAGGCCGCGGTCAGCGGCGGCCGCCGCGGATGA
- a CDS encoding tetratricopeptide repeat protein, translated as MAAVQNRAQQAQVALGEARAHLANGQAPAALSALKRAATAAPDSAEPYLLMADAHLMNNNMGAAIMSLKQAEALIPGTDPTIQKQLSELYLSNGNTQEALTILTTLRDSGLLTEPDILGLARFQAREGQIEAAFATLESVLRDSPDDPEAKAMEAEVLLMKGDELLAANLMDKLLQQNPSHTAARLLRARYFLVSGVPQMAEADLQAVEGKDANRADVIMLRARALLAQGRATDAEATLKPLVEAEPQNAEALAWMAETVLAQGRRADALALVDRALQFRPRLARALYVRGRAQEEANDKKGAEESYRFALSAEPRFAPAHSRLWRLYLQTERKVDAFSALERLLALSEASQEEKVALAKLSAQLQTQVARATKLIDEALKREPDNAEYQEVKKALLALAPKPDKKKPTGPIIIRGGRR; from the coding sequence GTGGCCGCCGTCCAGAACCGTGCTCAACAAGCCCAGGTGGCCCTGGGCGAAGCCCGCGCGCACCTCGCCAACGGCCAGGCGCCCGCGGCCCTTTCGGCGCTCAAGCGCGCGGCCACCGCCGCCCCGGACAGCGCCGAGCCCTATCTGTTGATGGCCGACGCCCACCTCATGAACAACAACATGGGCGCGGCCATCATGTCCCTCAAGCAGGCCGAGGCCCTCATCCCTGGGACGGACCCCACCATCCAGAAGCAGCTCTCCGAGCTGTACCTGAGCAATGGAAACACTCAGGAGGCCCTCACCATCCTCACGACCCTGCGCGACTCCGGTCTCTTGACGGAGCCGGACATCCTGGGCCTGGCGCGCTTCCAGGCCCGCGAGGGGCAGATTGAAGCGGCCTTCGCGACGCTGGAGAGTGTGCTGCGCGACAGCCCGGATGACCCGGAGGCGAAGGCGATGGAGGCCGAGGTCCTCCTCATGAAGGGCGACGAGCTGCTCGCCGCCAACCTCATGGACAAGCTGCTCCAGCAGAACCCCTCGCACACGGCCGCGCGCCTCTTGCGCGCCCGCTACTTCCTGGTCAGCGGCGTGCCGCAGATGGCGGAGGCGGACCTCCAGGCCGTGGAGGGCAAGGACGCCAACCGCGCGGACGTCATCATGCTGCGCGCGCGCGCGCTGCTCGCCCAGGGCCGCGCCACCGACGCGGAGGCCACGCTCAAGCCCCTGGTGGAGGCCGAGCCGCAGAACGCCGAGGCCCTGGCGTGGATGGCGGAGACGGTGCTGGCCCAGGGCCGCCGCGCGGATGCCCTGGCGCTGGTGGACCGCGCGCTCCAGTTCCGTCCCCGGCTGGCCCGGGCCCTCTACGTGCGCGGGCGCGCGCAGGAGGAGGCCAACGACAAGAAGGGCGCGGAGGAGAGCTACCGCTTCGCCCTGAGCGCGGAGCCGCGCTTCGCCCCCGCGCACTCGCGCCTGTGGCGCCTGTACCTCCAGACGGAGCGCAAGGTGGATGCGTTCTCCGCGCTGGAGCGGCTGCTCGCGCTGAGCGAGGCGTCGCAGGAGGAGAAGGTGGCCCTCGCGAAGCTCTCCGCTCAGCTCCAGACGCAGGTGGCCCGGGCGACGAAGCTCATCGACGAGGCCCTCAAGCGCGAGCCCGACAATGCCGAGTACCAGGAGGTGAAGAAGGCCCTCCTGGCGCTCGCGCCGAAGCCCGACAAGAAGAAGCCCACCGGGCCCATCATCATCCGCGGCGGCCGCCGCTGA